The DNA segment CTGTCACGCCGCTCGGTACTCGCGGCGGCCATATGTGTGTTTACATCGACACGATTGGCGAGTGAGCGCGGCGTCGGCAGGAACGAGGTCGGTGCCTTCAGCCCGAGATGGCCGCCTCGATGTCGGCCAGTTCTTCGTCGGAGAGGTCGGGTCGCTCGCCCGCGACGGCGTGGATGGGACTGCCGCCGTCCCCCTCGACCCGCGGGACGATATGGACGTGGACGTGCTCGACT comes from the Salifodinibacter halophilus genome and includes:
- a CDS encoding HIT family protein; this translates as VEHVHVHIVPRVEGDGGSPIHAVAGERPDLSDEELADIEAAISG